GCTGGGGCGGCTGGCTGCTGTACAAACGTAAGGGTGTAAGTTTCGAACACGCAATTTCCATGCCTTCCAAGTCCGTCACCATCGCCAGCACTTCGGTTCCTCAATCCTTGGATGTGCGCAAAGATTCAGGAACCGGGGTTGAGCAGGCGCTCCTGAACAATGTCTATGAGACACTGGTTTCGCAAGATGCGTCAGGTGCTCCGGCACCTGGCATCGCACGATCCTGGACGATATCGTCGGATGGTCGCAGCTACACCTTCCATCTCCATGCGAGCATGCACTTCTCCAATGGCGATGCTCTCGATGCCTCTGACGTTGTCTGGTCCCTGCAGCAGATCATCACCAGCAAGTTCGTCGGTGCAGACGCTCTTGCCGATGTGACCGAAGTGTCACATTCGGACGCGTCAACGGTCACGATACGGCTGAAAAGCCCAGACCCTCTGCTGCTGCGGCAGCTCAGTGGGCGTGCCGGCATCGTCTATGACAGAACCGGCAAGATCGACTATGCGACGCAGGCTCTCGGCTCAGGACCCTACACGGTGAGCGGCTGGAAACCCGGCACGAAGCTTCAGCTCACGCTTGACACGAAGTATTGGGGCACTCAGCCTGCGGCTGTCACTCAAGCGACCTTCACATACTTCTCGGATGCTACTGCCATGGTGCATGCCCTGCAGAGCAGCAAGGTAGACATTGCCACACCCCTAGAACCGGATGCGATGGCGCAGGCGAGCAACGAGGCGAAAGACTCGAGATTCTCGCTGGTCACCGGAAAGAGCAACGACACACTGGCGCTGGTGTTCAACGCCCGAACGGATTCCGTGCTCTCGGACCAGCGCTTCCGCGAGGCAATTCGCTATATGCTCGACCATGCAAGCATCGTGGCAGCGCAGCATGGCACGGTAGCAGCCATTGGGGGGCCTCTCTCGCCGCTTGACGAGGGATATCAGGATGAAACCGGGCTCTTCCCACATGACACGGCCAAGGGCGCTCAGATGGCCTCGTATTTCTCACCGAGCTATTATCACGGCAGTCTACGATTCATTTACCCGCAATCCTATGGCCCTGCCATCGGTGCATTGGTGAAGGCGCAACTGGCTGCGGGAGGAGTTCCGGTCACGGTGACGATGGTCAGCGATGCAGATTGGCAGAACACGGTTGAAACGCAGCACGCTTTTGACATGACCCTCGCACCCATGGCAGGGGCCGAGGATGCAGCCACCTTCGCTGATCCCGCCTCGCTGAGCGGATATGACAGTCCCGACGCACAGCAGGCATGGAAAAGCGTCAAGGCATCGAAGAATGATGCAGATTGCTTGAAGAACATGGCCTCATATGCCACAACCGTGGCAACGCAATCGCCCGTCGACTGGCTCTACGTCTCGACGCCAGTTACGGCATACAACCACACGGTTACGAACGTGCCGTCGAATTCAACTGCCGAATACTTTCCAGTGCGAGGCATAGGCTCTGCTCAATAACACTGTTCAATAACACTGTTCAATAACACTGTTCAATAACACTGTTCAATAACCAGGCTCCCCCTGAAGCTTCATGGATGCAGGTTCACGATGCCGCATTCGATTGGGATTGCGCGAATATACGCCTGCCACCTCACTCCTGATGGCGATGATCTCTTTGTCACGCTAAATTCATACACTTGCGTGTATGACTGAGAAGCAAGGATCAATATCCGCTCAACTGACACCACTCCCCGACCGCGTTGCGGTCGATGGGCTGGAAGCCAAGTGGCAGAAGCAATGGGAAACATCTGGCATCTATCAATTCAAGCATAATCGCGAGCGCTCGAAGGTGTATTCGATTGATACGCCGCCGCCCACGGTTTCAGGTCATCTCCACGTCGGCCACGTATTCTCGTACACGCACACCGATGTCATAGCACGATACAAGCGCATGCAAGGCTATGACGTGTTCTATCCGATGGGATGGGACGACAACGGTCTGCCTACCGAAAGGCGCGTGCAGAATTACTACGGCGTGCGCGTCGACACCTCACTGCCCTACGATCCCGACTTCAAGCCACCGTTCGAAGGCACCGAAGGCAAGAAGCTCGAAGCGCGCGATCAGGTTCGCGTCTCACGCCAGAACTTCATTGAACTGTGCGAGAAGCTGACGGCGCAGGATGAACGGCAGTTCGAAGATCTGTGGCGCTCGCTCGGACTTTCCATCGACTGGACCCAGACCTATCACACCATCGGCGAGCACCCACGCAGAGTCGCTCAGAAGGCCTTCCTGCGGAACCTCGCTCGCGGAGAGGCCTATCAGCAGGATGCGCCGGGTCTGTGGGATGTCACCTTCCAGACGGCTGTGGCTCAGGCAGAGTTGGAATCTCGCGAATACCCCGGTTTCTATCACAAGATAGCCTTCCGCTTTGCAGATGGCACGCCGATCTACATTGAAACGACACGTCCCGAATTGCTTGCCGCCTGCGGAGCCCTGATTGCGCACCCAGACGATGATCGGTACAAGCAATACTTTGGTCAGAAGGTGTATTCACCCTTGTTCAAGGTACCTGTGCCCATTCTCGCGCATCCTGCCGCCGAGATGGATAAGGGCGCCGGCATCGCCATGTGCTGCACCTTCGGCGACGTCACGGATGTCGAGTGGTGGCGTGACCTGAAGCTGCCGACACGTTCGATTCTTCAGCGCAATGGCCGCATCGTCGGCGACACTCCTGATTGGATCACCGACAGCCACGGCCGTGAAATCTTTGCCGAAACCTCCGGCAAAACCGTATTCACTGCCCGTAAGATCATCGTCGACGAACTTCGCGAATCTGGCGATCTTGAAGGCGAGCCAACCCCGACCAAGCGTATGACGAACTTCTATGAGAAGGGCGACAAGCCACTCGAAATCGTCACCTCACGCCAGTGGTATCTGCGCAATGGCGGTACTGACGAAGCGCTCAATGCCGAACTCATCAACCGTGGCAAGGAGTTGAACTTCCACCCCGACTTCATGCGCGTGCGCTATGACAACTGGGTACACGGATTGAATGGCGACTGGCTGATTTCACGTCAGCGCTTCTTCGGTGTCCCGTTCCCACTGTGGTATCCGGTCAAGGCGGATGGCGAAACCGATTATGCGCATCCCATCACGCCTGACGAGGCAGAACTGCCAATCGATCCGACGAGCGACGTCCCTGACGGATTCGATGCCTCACAGCGCAACCTTCCTGGTGGATTCATCGCCGAAAACGACATCATGGACACGTGGGCAACAAGTTCTTTGACACCTCAGATCGTGACGCATTGGGCTGAGCCGGGCGAAGAGAATGAGGCGCTGTTCAAAGCCACGTTCCCGATGGATTTGCGTCCGCAAGGTCAGGACATCATTCGCACCTGGCTGTTCAGCTCAATTGACCGCGCCCATCTTGAGAATCACTGTCTGCCGTGGTCCAACGCCACGCTGTCCGGCTGGATTCTCGATCCCGATCACAAGAAGATGAGCAAGTCCAAGGGCAATGTCGTGGTGCCCAATGAGCCTATCAAGAAATTCGGTGCCGACGCAGTACGATACTGGGCTTCATCGGCACGTCTGGGACTCGATGCCACCTATGACGAGGGGCAGATGAAGATTGGTCGCAGACTGGCCATCAAGCTGCTCAACGCCACCAAGTTCGCTCTGGCCATCGGAC
This Bifidobacterium sp. WK041_4_12 DNA region includes the following protein-coding sequences:
- a CDS encoding ABC transporter substrate-binding protein, with the translated sequence MTSHREDNEPDHGGIRAYDAPQGDSHRRNGFVSFIIFLVIVAGLGSVCWGGWLLYKRKGVSFEHAISMPSKSVTIASTSVPQSLDVRKDSGTGVEQALLNNVYETLVSQDASGAPAPGIARSWTISSDGRSYTFHLHASMHFSNGDALDASDVVWSLQQIITSKFVGADALADVTEVSHSDASTVTIRLKSPDPLLLRQLSGRAGIVYDRTGKIDYATQALGSGPYTVSGWKPGTKLQLTLDTKYWGTQPAAVTQATFTYFSDATAMVHALQSSKVDIATPLEPDAMAQASNEAKDSRFSLVTGKSNDTLALVFNARTDSVLSDQRFREAIRYMLDHASIVAAQHGTVAAIGGPLSPLDEGYQDETGLFPHDTAKGAQMASYFSPSYYHGSLRFIYPQSYGPAIGALVKAQLAAGGVPVTVTMVSDADWQNTVETQHAFDMTLAPMAGAEDAATFADPASLSGYDSPDAQQAWKSVKASKNDADCLKNMASYATTVATQSPVDWLYVSTPVTAYNHTVTNVPSNSTAEYFPVRGIGSAQ
- the valS gene encoding valine--tRNA ligase, which translates into the protein MTEKQGSISAQLTPLPDRVAVDGLEAKWQKQWETSGIYQFKHNRERSKVYSIDTPPPTVSGHLHVGHVFSYTHTDVIARYKRMQGYDVFYPMGWDDNGLPTERRVQNYYGVRVDTSLPYDPDFKPPFEGTEGKKLEARDQVRVSRQNFIELCEKLTAQDERQFEDLWRSLGLSIDWTQTYHTIGEHPRRVAQKAFLRNLARGEAYQQDAPGLWDVTFQTAVAQAELESREYPGFYHKIAFRFADGTPIYIETTRPELLAACGALIAHPDDDRYKQYFGQKVYSPLFKVPVPILAHPAAEMDKGAGIAMCCTFGDVTDVEWWRDLKLPTRSILQRNGRIVGDTPDWITDSHGREIFAETSGKTVFTARKIIVDELRESGDLEGEPTPTKRMTNFYEKGDKPLEIVTSRQWYLRNGGTDEALNAELINRGKELNFHPDFMRVRYDNWVHGLNGDWLISRQRFFGVPFPLWYPVKADGETDYAHPITPDEAELPIDPTSDVPDGFDASQRNLPGGFIAENDIMDTWATSSLTPQIVTHWAEPGEENEALFKATFPMDLRPQGQDIIRTWLFSSIDRAHLENHCLPWSNATLSGWILDPDHKKMSKSKGNVVVPNEPIKKFGADAVRYWASSARLGLDATYDEGQMKIGRRLAIKLLNATKFALAIGREDEQHHVASAAKVTWNPQDVTETIDRSVLTRLGEVIAAASDSLESYEHSKALETIESFFWDFCDDYIELAKNRAYGTADATGKIPDAAAVQSARTTLGLGLDAFTRLLAPYLPFSTEQVWSWMHDGAGSVHVAQWPKAAVYAEAGDGVNAAVLTWSGNALAELRKIKSEAKVSMRTPITSVTLKLPAEAEDAVRSSLIDIAEAGRVTGEITIEIASTADAGTGASADSDASADSDAQDGDTPSIKVISSTLGEPPAKKPRK